CCTTCCTCTAACCACGCTTTTGCAGACTTCATTCTTTCATTTAAACCAATAATGAAATAGTTAGCACTTGCACCCATAGACTCACAGGAAGTTTGCAGAGCCAATAAATCCTCTCCTGTTAATTGGCTAAAGAAAGAGGTTAAAATACCTGCTTCAGGTTGACAAGCGAAACCTTCACCTTGGGGGGCGGCTTGGGCAAAAGGAGAATTAACCGTATTAACCACGATAAAACCTTGAGAATAATAGTCAAAATTAAACTCAATCACTCCCCAACCGTGAGTTTTCCAACATTGTTTTAAACAACTCAAAAACTCCACCATTTCCATTTGTGCCAAAGGAGTTTCATAATATTCACTCACCTCTTGCAAAAAACGACGATAAAAACTTTTACCCCACCATTTCCCGCAATTGTAAAGCACTAAACCTGACGCTTGTCCTAATTCTTCATTTAAACCCTCATAAACCCCCTGTAAAAAAACTTCTGGCAAAGCAATTAAACGAGAGCCTAAACGAGTTTCAAGCAACCCTAACTCAAAATCTCCCTGCACATAGGCTGAAGGAGCGAAATAATTACCTTTTAAAGGTTTTTCTCTGACTAAATCCGCTACAGAAATCATTGATTTTTCCTCTTACTAAAGAATTTCTTAGAACAACTAAACTAGCTTGTAGTGAGGGCTTTAGCCCTTATTTCCACTGTTGCCTTTTCCCTTCTCT
This is a stretch of genomic DNA from Cyanobacterium aponinum PCC 10605. It encodes these proteins:
- a CDS encoding V4R domain-containing protein — translated: MISVADLVREKPLKGNYFAPSAYVQGDFELGLLETRLGSRLIALPEVFLQGVYEGLNEELGQASGLVLYNCGKWWGKSFYRRFLQEVSEYYETPLAQMEMVEFLSCLKQCWKTHGWGVIEFNFDYYSQGFIVVNTVNSPFAQAAPQGEGFACQPEAGILTSFFSQLTGEDLLALQTSCESMGASANYFIIGLNERMKSAKAWLEEGHDHEMVINLLCSGSSEA